In the genome of Pyrobaculum islandicum DSM 4184, the window AGCTTGAAATAGAGGGAGAAGTCCACAGTCTTCCACTTGAGACTAGGCGGCACAACCGCCTCCCCCGATGACATGGCAGATGGTTGCCACAGCCTTAAAAAGCTATGTCCCAGCCGCAACTCTTAATAATACATGTCCTGTGTTAACGTATGAGGTTTCGAAAACAGATAGTGGAGCTCCTCCAGAGGAGAGACCTCTGGGGGCTTTTAAACAAAGCGGCGGAGCTACACGGCCACATATGCGTAGGGCTGGCACTAGGCGTGAAGACAAGCGCGGTGGCGCTGGAGAGGCTGGGCGTCTTGCCGGCCGACGACACCGACATAATCGCTGTAACCGACAACAACACCTGTTTCGCAGATGGGGTCCAGGTGGTCATGGGCGCGACGCTGGGCAACAACAGGCTGATCTACAGAGACGCGGGCAGATTCGCCCTAATCCTCGTCGACAGAAGAGGTGGAAAAGCCGTCAGGATCTCGCTCGCCGGCCGCCTCACCACTCCAACCATGGAGAACCCCCGATACCGGGACTACTGGAGCCGCCTACCCCAACTCACGGAAGAGAAACGTCAAGAGTTCCGAAGCCTAATGGAGAAGGCCTCGGCAGAGGTGCTGGAGGCTCCAGACGCCATATTCAAGATAGAGGAGGTGCCCCCAGACCCCATCCTCGACGCCCTAAAAAGCACCACAAGGCCGAGCTGGACCGTCTGCGAGAGATGCGGCGTCGCAACCCTAGCAGAAAGGGCGGTCGTCGTGGGGGGCCGCCACTACTGCCCAGACTGCGCAGGTCTAAAGACATATGCGGTCGTGGGGAGAAAAATCACCGAGTTTAAGCCCCCCTCCTCCTCGCCGACTCAAACAGCTTTTTAAACTCTTCACAAGCCTCCCTATCCCCCGCGCCGCATCTCCACCCAATGGCGAACCCCCGCCGAAAGCCCTCGCTCCCCGAGAAAACGACGTAGAGCAGTATGTACCAGCCGGCGGCGAAGCTAACGGCTCCCAGAAGCAGAGTAAAGGGGAATAGCAGAACGCCTATAAACATGAGGAGAAGCGCCCCAAACGCAACCCAAGCCTTAAGAATCCTCAACAGCCACTTCCCCACGTAGAAACTTGACCACAAATATAAACCTTAACAAGGACAGCGGGTTGGACAAGGGAGGACGACGA includes:
- a CDS encoding FmdE family protein, which translates into the protein MRFRKQIVELLQRRDLWGLLNKAAELHGHICVGLALGVKTSAVALERLGVLPADDTDIIAVTDNNTCFADGVQVVMGATLGNNRLIYRDAGRFALILVDRRGGKAVRISLAGRLTTPTMENPRYRDYWSRLPQLTEEKRQEFRSLMEKASAEVLEAPDAIFKIEEVPPDPILDALKSTTRPSWTVCERCGVATLAERAVVVGGRHYCPDCAGLKTYAVVGRKITEFKPPSSSPTQTAF